A window from Pseudobutyrivibrio ruminis HUN009 encodes these proteins:
- a CDS encoding DUF6077 domain-containing protein translates to MILIRALAFLLHFTLVPVAVGRLITYRAKSQILKSPIVCYIAGFFSLQAVFYMLNFGFCWYQNKTMTTKLIVGGFHRLSIIYSLIVVALVILWIVIDGKKFKTDLGIYRIDCRETFGEIKTNKLNIVYAIILAVLMLLQIYAAYRYEINEWSYDDYDVVVTSVDDINSDMITNVNFITGEAPYTSPKRVAQSWTTYVAYLSVVSSFDVTTVCHTILPVIMLLVAYGIYYYMARFLFAKTDDRLIFMIILSVTYIMGMFSHYSPTFRLLCALWQGKAVLTAVVVPFMICFLARAFAEELDKRVALTICLVSLGACSLTVTSALLVTIMVVGMFVLMSVYNRRIYGIRYLLAGLFGPFVQAIIYVSVALLLQRQWEPNFFYNLWNGLMS, encoded by the coding sequence ATGATTTTAATTAGAGCTTTAGCCTTCCTGCTACACTTCACACTTGTGCCTGTAGCAGTGGGCAGACTAATTACATACAGAGCAAAGAGTCAAATATTGAAAAGCCCGATTGTTTGTTACATTGCAGGATTCTTCAGTCTTCAGGCAGTTTTCTATATGCTGAATTTTGGGTTCTGCTGGTACCAGAACAAAACCATGACCACAAAGCTTATTGTGGGAGGCTTTCATAGATTGTCTATCATCTATTCGTTGATAGTAGTAGCGCTTGTTATTCTTTGGATCGTAATCGATGGCAAGAAATTCAAAACGGATTTAGGAATCTACAGGATTGATTGCAGAGAAACATTTGGAGAAATAAAAACAAACAAGCTTAATATCGTATATGCGATAATTCTTGCGGTTCTCATGTTGCTTCAGATTTATGCAGCATACCGCTACGAGATTAACGAATGGTCTTATGATGATTATGATGTTGTGGTTACTTCCGTAGACGATATCAACAGCGATATGATCACCAATGTAAACTTCATCACGGGTGAGGCACCATACACATCACCAAAGCGAGTGGCACAGTCTTGGACCACTTATGTAGCCTATCTTTCTGTTGTATCATCATTTGATGTCACAACAGTTTGCCACACTATTTTGCCTGTAATTATGCTTTTGGTAGCATATGGTATTTATTATTACATGGCTAGATTCCTATTTGCCAAAACGGATGATAGGTTGATTTTTATGATTATCCTATCGGTAACATACATCATGGGAATGTTTTCCCATTATTCACCAACCTTCCGTTTGCTTTGTGCATTGTGGCAGGGCAAAGCGGTGCTCACAGCAGTTGTAGTTCCGTTTATGATTTGCTTTTTAGCTAGAGCATTTGCTGAAGAACTTGATAAGCGAGTAGCACTGACTATTTGCTTGGTGTCACTAGGCGCATGCTCTCTTACAGTCACATCAGCGTTGCTTGTCACTATTATGGTGGTGGGAATGTTCGTTTTGATGTCAGTATACAACCGTAGAATCTACGGCATACGCTATTTGCTTGCCGGTCTGTTTGGCCCTTTTGTTCAGGCAATCATTTATGTAAGCGTAGCACTGTTACTACAAAGACAATGGGAGCCAAATTTCTTTTATAATTTATGGAATGGATTAATGTCATAA
- a CDS encoding cytidylyltransferase domain-containing protein, with amino-acid sequence MIAFIPARGGSKGVPGKNIKEICGKPLIAYTIEAAKKAKGVDRVIVTTDDEAIAAVAREYGAEVPFMRPAELSSDTASAIDVYLHATEFVMNETGEQIEKFMVLLPTVPLRTEQHIDEALEQFKKDGATTLISFAEAEVPASWYHKLNEQGRVENAGFGQGITMTNRQNNETYIVPNGAIYILDYKLLKEKRTYYCDNTVAYIMKREDSIDIDYPIDFEFAKCLLQKRLDENK; translated from the coding sequence ATGATTGCATTTATTCCAGCACGTGGGGGTTCTAAGGGAGTCCCAGGAAAAAATATTAAAGAGATTTGTGGCAAGCCTCTTATCGCATATACGATAGAAGCAGCCAAGAAAGCAAAGGGCGTAGATCGTGTCATCGTTACTACAGATGATGAGGCTATCGCCGCAGTTGCACGCGAGTACGGAGCTGAGGTTCCATTCATGCGTCCAGCAGAGCTTTCAAGCGATACAGCATCAGCTATCGATGTTTATCTTCATGCAACAGAGTTTGTTATGAATGAAACAGGAGAGCAGATTGAAAAGTTCATGGTGCTTCTTCCAACAGTGCCTCTCCGTACAGAGCAGCACATCGATGAAGCATTGGAGCAGTTCAAAAAGGATGGTGCCACTACACTTATTTCCTTTGCAGAGGCAGAGGTTCCAGCTAGCTGGTATCACAAGCTCAACGAGCAGGGCCGTGTTGAAAACGCAGGTTTTGGCCAGGGCATTACCATGACAAACCGCCAGAACAACGAGACATACATCGTGCCAAACGGAGCTATCTACATCTTGGATTACAAGCTTCTTAAGGAAAAGCGCACATACTACTGCGACAATACAGTTGCATACATCATGAAGCGAGAGGATTCAATCGACATCGATTATCCAATCGACTTTGAATTTGCAAAATGCCTTTTACAAAAAAGATTAGATGAGAATAAATAA